A window from Solanum stenotomum isolate F172 chromosome 5, ASM1918654v1, whole genome shotgun sequence encodes these proteins:
- the LOC125866390 gene encoding uncharacterized protein LOC125866390, with protein MMRLLGSLTMLHLLMWLFWLPRLGSSQVTDFPIGAARVLDALLQDYAYRAFDSPRIRTGVIYDGNGPSNLTGIKVSGLRLRSGSLRSRGFEMYKEFKIPVGVVEQPFVERLVLVYQNLGNFSSTYYNLSGYMYLAPVLGLLAYDASNLAATNLPELDIKASGQPISIRFSDVKPLPVGSSPKCVSIDLQGSLNFSNVLSDNTCTTFQQGHFSIVIESIAPGPSPPTETPINHHKGKKNKSKVWIIVGSIVGGLLLMFLLGLLIVCASKYKHKKKMQQMERATEVGESLQMTKVGSTKAPAATVTRTQPTLETEYRP; from the coding sequence CTTGGAAGTCTCACGATGCTTCACCTTCTAATGTGGTTGTTTTGGTTGCCGCGATTAGGCAGTTCTCAGGTAACTGACTTTCCTATAGGGGCTGCACGGGTACTAGATGCACTCCTCCAGGATTATGCTTATCGTGCATTTGATAGCCCGAGAATTAGAACAGGTGTTATCTATGATGGAAATGGCCCCTCAAATTTGACAGGGATTAAGGTGTCTGGATTGAGGCTTAGGAGTGGCAGCTTAAGGAGTCGAGGATTTGAAAtgtataaagagtttaaaataccTGTTGGTGTTGTTGAACAGCCTTTTGTTGAGAGGCTTGTTCTTGTCTACCAAAATTTGGGCAATTTTTCTTCAACGTATTACAACTTATCTGGCTACATGTACTTAGCTCCTGTATTGGGTCTTCTTGCTTATGATGCATCAAACTTGGCAGCAACTAACTTGCCTGAGTTGGATATCAAAGCTTCCGGTCAGCCCATCTCAATACGATTTTCAGATGTCAAGCCGTTGCCTGTTGGATCATCTCCAAAGTGCGTTTCAATTGACTTACAAGGGTCTCTGAATTTCAGCAATGTTTTGTCAGATAACACTTGCACAACCTTTCAACAAGGACATTTCTCTATTGTGATCGAGTCAATTGCTCCTGGTCCATCCCCTCCAACAGAAACACCCATAAATCATCATAAGGGAAAGAAGAACAAGTCGAAAGTCTGGATAATTGTTGGTTCGATAGTAGGAGGACTATTATTGATGTTTCTTTTAGGTCTTCTAATAGTGTGTGCGAGCAAGTACAAACACAAGAAGAAAATGCAACAAATGGAGAGGGCTACGGAGGTTGGAGAGTCATTACAAATGACTAAAGTCGGGAGCACAAAAGCACCGGCTGCTACTGTAACACGAACACAACCTACACTAGAAACTGAGTACAGACCCTGA